Below is a window of Chthoniobacterales bacterium DNA.
GGCCAGAGCTTCGGCCAGCCCTGGCTCCTGATGCATCTCGCCGACGTCGCCTCGCTCTATTCCGACGGCGGCGAGCCTCGCCTGCTCTTCTACCGGAAGAAAGATACCTGAGGCCGCTCACGCCGTGCCGAAGGTTAGCCCGACCCGGCGAATGTATTGCCGATACGCGATGGCCATGCGATCCGACGGCAGGTGGAGCTCCTCCGCGAGATCGAGTGGCAGCCGCTCCGGCCGCTGGGAGGCGACGATGGGCAGATCCTCCGCAAAGATCCGGTCCTGAAACGCAGCCAGTTCCGCATCCGCAGCGGGATCGCCGTAGTTCACCAGGATCGTAAAATACGCGACGCTCTCGATCTCCGAGACGGGCGCCGCGGCAAACAGCAGCGCAAAGCAGCGACCGTCGGGCATGCGCTTGCGGAGATAGACGGCGAACGGCGAGAGCACGCCGTATTCGTAGGCCACGTGTCCCGCGCGGCCGAGCCCCTCGGGATTCGGCTGGAAAAGACGAATGTCGCGCGCGACCGGGCGGCCGTCGATCCATTCGACCTCATACGGCTCGATTGCGGCCTGGCTCCCCACGCCCAGCGAACCCTCGTGAACGATCGGCAGATGCGCGACATCGAGAAAATTCTCGATCAATCGCGGCACGCCGGCCGGCGCGACGAAGGGACCGCACGGGATTGCGCGAAAGCTCGCGTCGGCGCATTCGGCCAGCATCGGCGGAGGTTCCGGCGCCCCGTCCAGCGACACCCAGACCAATCCCCCGCGCTCCGCGCTGGCAAACGTCTGCGCACGCGCCCGCGCCGGAGGGTTGAGAGTCGGATGCGCCGGCAGATACGTGCACCGGCCCGTCTCGTCGTAGGTCCAGCCGTGATAGGCGCAGCGGAGCGCGCAGCCATCCACCACCCGGCCGAGCGAGAGCTTCACCCCGCGATGGATGCAGAGATCCTGCCACGCGTGCACTCCATCCTCCCCTCGCCAGAGAACAACGTCCTCCCCGGCCAGCGAAACCGCCCGCACCTCTCCCGGGCCAAGGTCGCGCGAAACGGCCACCGGATGCCAGGCCGCGCGCACGACGGGATCGAGAGAGATTTCGGATTTCATCGAGAGGTCAGACGGAGCCGCAGGAGCGGCGCCCGCCGTCCAAGGACAGCGCACCGGGCGCCCCCTTGTCGAGCCGCCGCTGGACAACCGCCCCGCGCGGCCTATCGTCCCGCATCCGCCATGCGAATTCGCGCGCTCCTCTCCGGTCTGCCCCTCGCTGTATTCGCCCTATCGCCCCCGGCGCACGCGTCGGTGAAATCGCTTCTGCAAGACGCCGCCCGCGAGTTGCGACACGACGGCGCGCCCGGCGTCTCGCTCGTCGCCGTCGTTCATGGCCACACGTTTTACGAGAACTCCGGCAGCAGCGACCGCCCCGGCCTTCCTCTCACGAACACCACGATCTTCGAGACGGCATCGGTCAGCAAGGTCTTCACCACCACGCTCCTCGGTATCGACGTCGCCCGCGGCTCGAAGTCTCTCGACGAGCGCGTGGCCGCCCTGTTTCACCGGCCGCTCCGCTCCCGCCTCCGCCCGGCGACGCTCGAAATGCTCGCCACCTACACGGCCGGCTTCCCGAACCTTCCGGCCGCGCTCGATCGTGTCCCCTCGTCGGAATGGGGCCTCGAGAACTACTCGACCGACGATTTCCTCCGTTTCGTCAGCCGGCTGCAGCCGCACGCAACCGTGCCCGCCGCCCGCGTCTACAGCGACGCCAGCGTCGGCTTCCTCGGCCTCTGCCTCGGCCATTTCCGCCTGAAAACCTTCGAAAGTCGGCTCGACCGCAATCTTTTCCGCCCGCTCGGAATGCGCGACACCAGCATCTGGCTCAACGCCCGGCAGGAGCGGCGCCTCGCCATTGGCGAAACGCCCGACGGACGAGCCGCGCTCCGCTGGCCCGTCGACGTGATGGCCGGCGCCGATGGCATCACCTCCACCACCTACGACCTCGGCCATTTCCTCGCCGCGGAGCTCGGCGAGCGCCGCGGGGTTTCCTCGGCCATCACCCGCGGCATGACCATCGCGACAAACACCGGCTTTCTTTTCGTCAACGACACGCGCTTCCAGGCCCTCGCGTGGACCTGGCTGCCGGAGGAAATCCGGGGCAAACCGACGTGGATCATTCAAAAGGGCGGCAACCTGCCGGGATTCTCCAGTCGCGTCGCCTTCAATCGCGAACTCGGCATTGGCGTCGCCATCCTCGCCAACCGCGGCAGCCTGCCGACCCAGGACGTGGCAATGAACCTCGTCCGACGAATCGCCGAAGCGCGGTGACCTAGCCTCTCCGCCGACTCGCCGACCGGATCAACTGCCGCACCGAGACGGCCAGCACCATCGTGGCAAACGCGTAGTTGAAAACGGTAGCGGCCACGAAAGCCGGCGCATTTTCGCCGCGGTAGATGATGATCCCGTGCCGGGTCTGCGGGCCGAGATACATCTTTCCGTGTCCGATCCCTCCCGTGGTGTAATTGAACATGAAACCGGCGACCGCAAGGCCGAGAATGGCGGCGGCGATCCGGAGCGCGGGGCCTGTTTTTCGGACAGCTTTCAGGAGCGCGTTCATGAATAATCAGCCGGGCGCGAAAATCAGCCAGACCTTTCGTCCGGACAAGACGAAACGCCGCTCGGGCCGAAACGCGCGACGAACCCCGCTCACTCGATCCCGGATTAGCCCGCCATGAAAAGCCGCACGCTGCTTCGTCTTCTGCCCCTCTTCGCCGCGGGGCTGTTCGTTCTCTTCCAATACCTCTCGGCGGAGAAATTCACGAATCCCCTCACCGGCAAGGCCGCACGCGTGGCGCTCAGCCGTGAGCAGGAGGATCGCCTCGGCCTGCAGGCCTACCGGGAGGTCCTCTCGGAGGAACGCGTCGTGAAGAGCGGTCCGCAGGCGGAACAGGTGCGCCGCGTCGCCGAACGCCTGGCCAGCGCCACCGGGGCGGATTCACGAGGCTTCCAGTGGGCCGAAAGCCTCGTGCAGAGCCCGCAAAAGAACGCCTTCTGTCTGCCGGGCGGCAAGATCGTGGTCTATACCGGAATTCTGCCGATCACCCAGACCGACGCCGGCCTTGCGGCGGTGATGGGCCATGAAATGGCGCACGCGACCCTGCGCCACGGCGGCCAGCGCGTGCTCCGCGAAAATCTCACGCAGACGCTCCTGAGCGGCGCCGCTTTGTCGATCTCGGACATGGATTACAACCAGCAACGCGCCGTGATGGCCGCCCTCGGCGCCGGGGCGAAATACGGCGCGATTCTGCCATTCGGCCGCGCCCACGAGAGCGAGGCCGACGAGCTCGGGCTGCTCTACATGGCGCGGGCCGGCTACGATCCGCGCGAGGCCATCGCCTTCTGGCAGCGGATGGCCGCGGCGAACAAGGGCCAGCCGCCGGAGTTTCTCTCCACGCATCCGTCGAGCGGCACGCGCATCGAGCGACTGAAGGCGGCGCTCCCGAAGGCGCTTGCGGAATACGAGGGCGCCTCCGTGGAGCGATAACCGGACTACACCGCGGGCGGGGCCTCCGGGGCCGGCTCGACGGACCGCTTCTTCTCGCCGCCGCTCCATTTCTCGACGACGTAGAACGTCACCGGGATCAGGAAGATCGCAAGCAGCGTCGCCGCGAGCATGCCGCCGATCACGGCCGTGCCGAGGATGCGGCGGCTCACCGCGCCGGAGCCGGTCGCGGTCCACAGCGGCACGCAGCCGAGGATGAACGCAAAGGCCGTCATGAGAATCGGGCGGAGGCGGAGTTTCGCCCCGGCGAGCGCGGCCTCGACAAGGCCCTTGCCCTTCTCGAATTCGTCCTTCGCGAACTCCACGATGAGAATCGCGTTCTTCGCGCTGAGGCCGATGAGCATCACGAGACCGATCTGCGCATAGACGTCGTTCGCGTAAAATCCACTCTGGTAGCGACGGAGGGTGAGCGCGAGGAACGCACCGAACACGGCGATGGGCACGCCGAGCAGCACGCTGAACGGCAGCGACCAGCTCTCATACTGCGCGGCGAGGATGAGAAACACGAAGAGCAGCGAGAGGCCGAAAATCACGTTCGGCGACACGCCCTCGGCGGCCTGCTGTTCCTGGTAGCTCATGCCATAGTAGTCGAAGCCCATCTCGGGCGGCATCGTCTCCTTGAAGACCTGCTCGAGCGCCGCCATGCCCTGGCCGCTGCTCACGCCGGGCGCGGTGGAGGCATTGATCATCGCACTGCGATACATGTTGTAGCGCATCGTGAACTCGGGGCCGTTCCGCGGGCTGTAGTCGACGAGCGATGACAGCGGAACGGGCTCGCCCTTGTCATTGCGGACGAAGAACAGGCTCATCTGCTGGATCTCGGTGCGGAACTCGCCGTCCGCCGCGAGATAGACCTGCCACTGAAGGCCGAAGCGGTTGAAGTAGTTGATGAAGACGCCGCCAAGA
It encodes the following:
- a CDS encoding serine hydrolase domain-containing protein, which translates into the protein MRIRALLSGLPLAVFALSPPAHASVKSLLQDAARELRHDGAPGVSLVAVVHGHTFYENSGSSDRPGLPLTNTTIFETASVSKVFTTTLLGIDVARGSKSLDERVAALFHRPLRSRLRPATLEMLATYTAGFPNLPAALDRVPSSEWGLENYSTDDFLRFVSRLQPHATVPAARVYSDASVGFLGLCLGHFRLKTFESRLDRNLFRPLGMRDTSIWLNARQERRLAIGETPDGRAALRWPVDVMAGADGITSTTYDLGHFLAAELGERRGVSSAITRGMTIATNTGFLFVNDTRFQALAWTWLPEEIRGKPTWIIQKGGNLPGFSSRVAFNRELGIGVAILANRGSLPTQDVAMNLVRRIAEAR
- a CDS encoding M48 family metallopeptidase, with the protein product MKSRTLLRLLPLFAAGLFVLFQYLSAEKFTNPLTGKAARVALSREQEDRLGLQAYREVLSEERVVKSGPQAEQVRRVAERLASATGADSRGFQWAESLVQSPQKNAFCLPGGKIVVYTGILPITQTDAGLAAVMGHEMAHATLRHGGQRVLRENLTQTLLSGAALSISDMDYNQQRAVMAALGAGAKYGAILPFGRAHESEADELGLLYMARAGYDPREAIAFWQRMAAANKGQPPEFLSTHPSSGTRIERLKAALPKALAEYEGASVER
- a CDS encoding aromatic ring-hydroxylating dioxygenase subunit alpha, with translation MKSEISLDPVVRAAWHPVAVSRDLGPGEVRAVSLAGEDVVLWRGEDGVHAWQDLCIHRGVKLSLGRVVDGCALRCAYHGWTYDETGRCTYLPAHPTLNPPARARAQTFASAERGGLVWVSLDGAPEPPPMLAECADASFRAIPCGPFVAPAGVPRLIENFLDVAHLPIVHEGSLGVGSQAAIEPYEVEWIDGRPVARDIRLFQPNPEGLGRAGHVAYEYGVLSPFAVYLRKRMPDGRCFALLFAAAPVSEIESVAYFTILVNYGDPAADAELAAFQDRIFAEDLPIVASQRPERLPLDLAEELHLPSDRMAIAYRQYIRRVGLTFGTA